A stretch of the Malus domestica chromosome 08, GDT2T_hap1 genome encodes the following:
- the LOC103440265 gene encoding protein SMALL AUXIN UP-REGULATED RNA 12-like: protein MSAGLGKCSKIRHIVRLRQLLRRWRSKACTSTKRIPSDVPAGHVAVCVGTSRTRFVVRASYLNHPVFKKLLVQAEEEYGFSNSGPLAIPCDESLFEEALRFISRSESGKSTRFVNVDDFQKYCHVGARSNPELWADSRPLLRGFSEKTIW, encoded by the coding sequence atgtcaGCCGGACTCGGAAAATGCAGCAAGATCCGCCACATTGTGCGGCTCCGCCAGTTGCTGCGGCGGTGGCGCAGCAAGGCCTGCACGTCCACCAAGCGCATACCCTCCGATGTTCCCGCTGGACACGTCGCAGTCTGCGTGGGGACCAGCCGCACCAGATTCGTGGTGCGCGCGTCGTACTTGAACCACCCCGTCTTCAAAAAGCTCCTTGTGCAAGCCGAGGAGGAGTACGGCTTCTCGAACAGCGGCCCGCTCGCGATCCCCTGCGACGAGTCGCTGTTCGAGGAGGCTCTCCGATTCATTTCCCGCTCCGAGTCGGGTAAGTCGACCCGGTTTGTCAACGTCGACGACTTCCAGAAATACTGCCACGTTGGCGCCCGGAGTAACCCCGAATTGTGGGCCGATTCTCGACCGCTGCTTCGTGGATTTTCCGAGAAGACAATTTGGTAA